From Triticum urartu cultivar G1812 chromosome 2, Tu2.1, whole genome shotgun sequence, a single genomic window includes:
- the LOC125533852 gene encoding uncharacterized protein LOC125533852 — translation MWASPGRLPAMEEEEECEAGAGHRAPMASCWGRFGLAALWHRLRHLFLARRRARHGRSILGAGGLNYDPLSYAQNFDDSSLELHEPDFTARFAPARNACSPRRA, via the coding sequence ATGTGGGCCTCGCCGGGGAGGCTGCCGgcgatggaggaggaggaggagtgcgaggCGGGCGCGGGCCACCGGGCGCCGATGGCGTCCTGCTGGGGCCGCTTCGGCCTGGCGGCGCTGTGGCACAGGCTCCGGCACCTTTTCCTGGCGCGGCGGAGGGCGCGGCACGGCCGCTCCATCCTCGGCGCCGGCGGGCTCAACTACGACCCGCTGAGCTACGCGCAGAACTTCGACGACAGCAGCCTCGAGCTCCACGAGCCGGACTTCACGGCCAGGTTCGCGCCCGCCCGCAACGCCTGCTCGCCCAGGCGGGCATGA